The genomic stretch TGACATGAGCGGCGCGGTCGAACAGTCCATCCACGAAGTCGATTTCTGCGGCCAAGTCGCGACGGCGGTAGCCGCGATGCACGCGCAGGACCCGACCTTCCCCTTCGCCGAAGCCCGGCTCGAAGGTTTCGGCACGGGCGCCGCGAAGCGGAAGCGGAAAGACCTGCGGTTCTTCGAACCCGACGGCAAGCTGGCGCTGTGCGGCGAAGTGAAGCTGCCCGGCACGGCCGAAGGCCGCTCGCCTTACGACGATGGCGTCTATCAGGACGCCGCGCAGAAGGCCGACAACGCGGCCGTCCGCTTTTTCTTCACCTGGAACGTTAACGTCTTCGTCCTTTGGGACCGCTCGCAATGGGATAAACCGATCCTGGAACGGCGCGTCCGCGAATGGAAACTCGGGCTGACGCTGGCCGGCCCCGAAGACGTGGCCCGCCCCGAAAACCTGGAATTCATCCGGACGCGCTTCCTGCCCGACCTGCTGCGCGACCTGGCCGACATTTACACCGGCCGGCGGCGCGATTGGACGATGCCGGCGGACGATATCTTCATCCGTTCGCTTGAAAGTCACCTGGACTGGCCGGTTCAGCTTGCGACGGCATACCTGATCGACCGCACCGACCGGAACAAGACGTTCGATGCCAAGGTGCAACAGTGGCTTGCCGATCAAGACTGGGGTTTCGTCCGCAATGACGCCGACCAATGGCGGACGGCCATGGGTAACATGGCGAAGACGCTCGCCTACGTGTGGGCGAACCGGCTCATCTTCTACAAGGCGTTGCGCGCCCGCTTCACCGACCTTGCCCGGCTGGAACTGAAGCGCAGCGTCAAGACGCCCGATGACGCGGCGAAGGCATTCGACCGCTACTTCCAGAAGGCGGTAGAGCGTAGCGGCGACTATGAGCCGCTGCTGTTCCCGAACGCGCAAGACTGGGCATCGGCAATCGTCTTCGAAGCCCCGAGCGCCTTGGACGCGTGGCGCGGGCTGCTGCGCGGTATCGAATCCGTGGACTTCCGCGACGTGCCGTCCGACATCGTGGGCCGCATCTTCCAGAAGCTCATCGGACCGGAAGAACGGCACCGCTACGGCCAGCATTTCACTGGCGACGACGTGGTGGACCTGATCAACGCGTTCTGCATCCGCGACGGCGGCGACAGCGTGCTTGACCCCGCGTGCGGCTCGGGAAGCTTCCTGGTCCGCGCCTACTACCGCAAGCGGCACCTGGACCCGACCCGCCAGCATCTTGACCAGCTCGCCGACCTATTCGGCTGCGATATCGCTCTGTACCCGGCGCATCTAGCGACGCTGAACCTGGCAGCTCGTGAAATCAACGATGAGGCGAACTATCCGCGCATCGTTCGACAGGATTTCTTCGACACGTACATTCCCATGAACGGCAATGGCGGCGAGAAGCCGCGACCGTTCTGTACATTGCCAGACATGAAGGGCGGCACGCTCGCCGTCGATCTGCCGAAGCTGGATGCCGTGGTCGGCAATCCACCGTACGTCCGGCAAGAGAAGATCGACAAGACGAGTAAGCCCCGCTACGCCGCGCTCGTGACGGGCGCTTGGGCCGACGTGAAGCTATCCGGCCGGGCCGATCTGCATTGCTACTTCTGGCCAGTCGCGACAAAGCTTTTAAAGCCAGACGGCTACTTCGGCTTTCTGACAAGCTCATCTTGGCTGGACGTGGAATACGGCTTCGCGCTGCAGGGCTGGATTCTGCGGCACTTCAAGCTTCTGGCAGTTATGGAAAGCAACGCGGAACCGTGGTTCACCGACGCCCGCGTAAAAACCGTCGCGACCATCCTGCAACGCTGCGATGATGAAGCCGAGCGTATGGCGAACCTGGTTCGCTTCGTGCGCTTCGACAAGCCGCTACGCGAAATCATCGGCGTACCGACCGGCAGCGACGAAGCCGAGCGGCAACAGGCGGTCGAACGGCTGCGCGACCGCATCTTGGCCGCGGCAGCCGATGAGGAAGATGATGCGCTACGGATCATCGTCAAGCCGCAACGCGACTTGTGGGCCGACGGCGTGCGGGCCGGCTCGATTCTGCGCGACGTATCGCCCGATGATGCCGAAGCGGAAGACGACGACGAAGACGGCGAAGGCCCGGACGCCGAAGGCAACGGCGAGCCGAAGACGCACTTCGATTTCGCAGCGGGCGAGTACGTGGCCGGCAAGTGGGGCCGCTACGTCCGCGCCCCGGATTTCTACTTCGAAGTGCTGCGCCGCTTCGGCCGGCGCTTCGTCGCCCTCGGCGAAATCGCCAACGTGCGGTTCGGAGTCAAGAGCGGTTGCGACGCGTTCTTCATGCCGCGCGACGTGACGGACGAACTGCTGCGCGAATGCGTCACGGACGCGGCGTTCAAGCGCCGGGCGGGCGGCGCGCCACGGAAGGACGCGGAAGCGGGCAAGCTGCGCGTGATTCAGGCGGGCGATGGCAGTATTCACGCGATCGAAGCCAAATACCTGGCTCCCGAACTACATTCACCGATGCTGGTTGATCGTCCAACGGTGCGGGCGAAGGACCTGGATCGCGTAATCCTGTTGGTCGGCCAACCGATGAAGGACTTGCGCGGAACGTGGGTTCACAAGTACCTGAAGTACGGCGAACAGGCCACGTTCGCATCGAAGAAATCGAAGGCCGTACCAGTCCCGCAGCGTTCAACGTGCGCGGCACGCGACCCGTGGTACGACCTGACGAAGCTGGTGAAGCCGGGCTTCGCGTTCTGGCCGATGGCGCAGCAGTACCGGCATATCATCGCGGGCAATCCTGATCACCTTGTCTGCAATCACAACCTGTTCGACCTGTATTCCGAAGACCTAAGCAAGCGCGAACAGGAAACGCTCTGGGCCGTTCTGAATTCGACGATGGTTGGGTTGTTCAAGACGTTCTACGGGCGCTGGGCAGGCACAGAAGGAAACCTGAAAACCGAAGTGGTGGACGTGAACCTACTGGAAGTGCCCGACCCGCGCGGCGTTGACGCCGACCTAGCAAAGCGGCTTACGGGCGCCCTTAAGTCGATGAGGCGGCGGACCGTCGGCCGGCTCATCGAAGAACAGCTTATGGAGCGACACTCACCCGAGCGCGCCCGCCGCATCGCCGCGGGGCCGCTCGTGCTGTCCGACGAATTGCGGCAGGACGACCGGCGTGACCTGGACGATGCCGTCTTCGAACTGCTCGGCGTCGGCGACGCGGCCGAGCGGGCGCAGCTTGTACAACGCTTGCACGAAGCGACGGCGCTGCACTTCCGCCATATCCGCGTGGTCGAAATCGATAAACAGGAACAGCGTGCCCGCACGGCGAATCGGCGGTTCAGTGTACTGGAACTGGCCGCCGACGCGTGGGACGCGGCCGAGCTTCCCGACCTGACACCGCTGGCCGAATGGGTCAGTAAGCAACCCGGCTGTGATATGGCGGTGAACATCCCCGAAGAGCGCCCGGCGGAAATGTCGCCTTCGCCCATGTTCGACCCTAACACGGTTTATTTTGGCCGGCGGATCGGCGGGAAAGGGCGCGACGGAACG from Phycisphaerales bacterium encodes the following:
- a CDS encoding N-6 DNA methylase, translated to MSGAVEQSIHEVDFCGQVATAVAAMHAQDPTFPFAEARLEGFGTGAAKRKRKDLRFFEPDGKLALCGEVKLPGTAEGRSPYDDGVYQDAAQKADNAAVRFFFTWNVNVFVLWDRSQWDKPILERRVREWKLGLTLAGPEDVARPENLEFIRTRFLPDLLRDLADIYTGRRRDWTMPADDIFIRSLESHLDWPVQLATAYLIDRTDRNKTFDAKVQQWLADQDWGFVRNDADQWRTAMGNMAKTLAYVWANRLIFYKALRARFTDLARLELKRSVKTPDDAAKAFDRYFQKAVERSGDYEPLLFPNAQDWASAIVFEAPSALDAWRGLLRGIESVDFRDVPSDIVGRIFQKLIGPEERHRYGQHFTGDDVVDLINAFCIRDGGDSVLDPACGSGSFLVRAYYRKRHLDPTRQHLDQLADLFGCDIALYPAHLATLNLAAREINDEANYPRIVRQDFFDTYIPMNGNGGEKPRPFCTLPDMKGGTLAVDLPKLDAVVGNPPYVRQEKIDKTSKPRYAALVTGAWADVKLSGRADLHCYFWPVATKLLKPDGYFGFLTSSSWLDVEYGFALQGWILRHFKLLAVMESNAEPWFTDARVKTVATILQRCDDEAERMANLVRFVRFDKPLREIIGVPTGSDEAERQQAVERLRDRILAAAADEEDDALRIIVKPQRDLWADGVRAGSILRDVSPDDAEAEDDDEDGEGPDAEGNGEPKTHFDFAAGEYVAGKWGRYVRAPDFYFEVLRRFGRRFVALGEIANVRFGVKSGCDAFFMPRDVTDELLRECVTDAAFKRRAGGAPRKDAEAGKLRVIQAGDGSIHAIEAKYLAPELHSPMLVDRPTVRAKDLDRVILLVGQPMKDLRGTWVHKYLKYGEQATFASKKSKAVPVPQRSTCAARDPWYDLTKLVKPGFAFWPMAQQYRHIIAGNPDHLVCNHNLFDLYSEDLSKREQETLWAVLNSTMVGLFKTFYGRWAGTEGNLKTEVVDVNLLEVPDPRGVDADLAKRLTGALKSMRRRTVGRLIEEQLMERHSPERARRIAAGPLVLSDELRQDDRRDLDDAVFELLGVGDAAERAQLVQRLHEATALHFRHIRVVEIDKQEQRARTANRRFSVLELAADAWDAAELPDLTPLAEWVSKQPGCDMAVNIPEERPAEMSPSPMFDPNTVYFGRRIGGKGRDGTAGAQMDCTSSGQAQLIVRLANVGISGCVNVPADDAPCLVTMRAVDTRLHTARKRFDELAESRTSDPRLQAQIVDQLTRWYVHGRNAGSPAEAVIEAG